In one window of Methanoculleus thermophilus DNA:
- a CDS encoding HEAT repeat domain-containing protein has protein sequence MERSVKRLIEDKEKRREEYIGKYIEQLSDESTPYRLRAAEALAGCADPRAVEPLIAALNDRENEVRWVAAQALGKLRDPRAVEPLLLLLADSNRWARRGAAWSLGELGDIRAVEPLCPLLSDKKKDVRSAAAEALGKLHDARAVPALAAALEDEEEPEVRTAIRRALREITGEAEL, from the coding sequence ATGGAACGCTCAGTAAAACGCCTCATAGAAGATAAAGAGAAGCGGCGTGAAGAGTACATCGGCAAATACATCGAGCAGCTCTCCGACGAAAGCACCCCATACCGGCTCCGGGCGGCCGAGGCACTCGCGGGGTGCGCCGATCCCCGGGCGGTCGAGCCGCTGATTGCCGCCCTCAACGACCGGGAGAACGAGGTCCGCTGGGTCGCGGCACAGGCACTCGGGAAACTCCGAGATCCCCGGGCGGTTGAGCCGCTCCTTCTCCTCCTCGCCGACTCCAACCGGTGGGCGCGGCGCGGAGCCGCCTGGTCGCTTGGCGAACTTGGTGATATCCGCGCGGTCGAACCGCTCTGTCCACTTCTATCGGATAAAAAGAAGGATGTAAGGTCCGCCGCGGCCGAGGCCCTCGGGAAACTCCACGATGCGCGTGCCGTCCCGGCCCTCGCAGCAGCGCTCGAGGATGAGGAGGAGCCCGAGGTCAGGACCGCGATCCGGCGTGCGCTCCGCGAGATCACCGGCGAGGCGGAACTTTGA
- a CDS encoding GTP-binding protein, translated as MAEGRLKIVVFGSFNAGKSSLIQALDPQSRHIEAASSEGPTTVAFDFGRLQVRDQMVYLFGTPGQERFEFVRQILSRGMDGAIIVVDATRGVDAMTRHLYAQLKALGVPLAFMANKCDCPGAMPEAVSQALPGEMVHPISARNGENVHAALDAFITTLIAR; from the coding sequence ATGGCAGAAGGCAGGCTCAAGATTGTCGTTTTCGGTTCATTCAATGCAGGTAAATCCAGTCTCATCCAGGCACTCGATCCCCAAAGCCGCCACATTGAAGCGGCCTCAAGTGAGGGGCCGACAACCGTCGCCTTCGATTTCGGCAGACTGCAGGTAAGAGATCAGATGGTCTACCTCTTCGGAACGCCGGGGCAGGAACGCTTCGAGTTTGTCCGGCAGATCCTCTCGCGCGGAATGGACGGCGCGATCATCGTTGTGGATGCAACCAGGGGGGTGGACGCCATGACGCGCCACCTGTATGCGCAGCTGAAGGCCCTCGGGGTGCCGCTTGCGTTCATGGCAAACAAGTGCGACTGCCCGGGCGCAATGCCCGAGGCCGTCAGCCAGGCTCTCCCCGGGGAGATGGTGCACCCCATCTCGGCACGGAACGGCGAGAACGTCCATGCAGCGCTCGATGCCTTCATCACAACCCTGATCGCCCGGTAG
- a CDS encoding polyprenyl synthetase family protein, whose amino-acid sequence MMPFRQFLEFVKPAVNQRIEEVARGEGDIDPAVLPLLTRGKRMRAGLLLRIYACLVPGWRTSLRQVLDLACAVEFAHAASLILDDMLDGDATRRGLPSLHLTRGEGRAVLETIGILALPYALAAPYGAGYVAMLASAQRRMARGVAWEMLGGPDLPASERYDAIVTRKTGCLFSLAAAWGGMAAGADGEVVRALARYGLSTGKVMQIADDITDLDALANGVRQSRPGSESLLLQSVMERSHPPGANGTREALERVLEREIRDAAAGITGDGWGRVPLEAKVAFRATIYDIVGLTLGKEGPIGGDTPRALFPQR is encoded by the coding sequence ATGATGCCGTTTCGCCAGTTCCTGGAGTTTGTCAAACCTGCCGTCAACCAGCGGATCGAGGAGGTCGCGAGAGGTGAGGGGGATATCGACCCCGCCGTGCTCCCTCTCCTTACCAGGGGAAAGCGGATGAGGGCCGGGCTCCTCCTCCGTATCTACGCTTGCCTTGTCCCGGGATGGCGTACCTCCCTCCGCCAGGTGCTCGATCTCGCCTGCGCCGTCGAGTTTGCCCACGCAGCAAGCCTGATCCTCGACGACATGCTGGACGGCGATGCCACTAGGCGCGGTCTCCCTTCTCTCCATCTCACCCGGGGAGAGGGGCGGGCGGTCCTCGAGACCATCGGCATCCTTGCTCTTCCCTACGCGCTTGCCGCGCCCTACGGTGCCGGATACGTCGCGATGCTCGCATCGGCTCAGCGGCGCATGGCCCGTGGAGTGGCCTGGGAGATGCTCGGGGGGCCGGATCTCCCCGCATCGGAACGTTACGATGCGATCGTCACCCGAAAGACCGGGTGTCTCTTCTCGCTTGCTGCGGCCTGGGGCGGCATGGCGGCGGGAGCTGATGGTGAGGTCGTTAGGGCGCTTGCTCGGTACGGTCTCTCCACCGGGAAGGTGATGCAGATCGCAGACGATATCACGGACCTGGATGCGCTTGCTAACGGCGTCCGCCAATCTCGTCCGGGATCTGAGTCGCTTCTCCTCCAGTCCGTCATGGAGCGCTCCCATCCGCCGGGGGCCAACGGCACCCGGGAGGCACTTGAGCGGGTGCTTGAGCGGGAGATCCGTGATGCGGCCGCCGGGATCACGGGTGATGGCTGGGGGCGGGTGCCCCTTGAGGCAAAAGTGGCTTTCCGGGCGACGATCTACGATATTGTGGGGCTTACTCTCGGGAAGGAGGGGCCGATTGGTGGGGATACGCCCCGCGCTCTCTTCCCGCAACGCTAA
- a CDS encoding 2-hydroxymuconate tautomerase → MPVVTIRMASGRTLEQKRILAAEITAAITRTLGVDPEQVFVFFEEHDKENIAQAGRLFSES, encoded by the coding sequence ATGCCGGTTGTAACCATTCGTATGGCAAGCGGAAGAACGCTTGAGCAGAAACGGATTCTTGCCGCCGAGATCACCGCCGCGATAACGAGGACGCTCGGTGTCGACCCGGAACAGGTTTTCGTCTTCTTTGAGGAACACGATAAGGAGAATATCGCACAGGCGGGGAGACTCTTCTCGGAGTCGTAG